A region from the Lolium perenne isolate Kyuss_39 chromosome 4, Kyuss_2.0, whole genome shotgun sequence genome encodes:
- the LOC127292596 gene encoding uncharacterized protein isoform X2: MSADAPPPPPATSSDPPPPPPDPDGPLSRGYLSLRQAGAASDDDDDPAPAPAPPDDSRCRAMMEVVRKDGADADAGGRWKVSKLVLDHNHALQASASAPAVPALGMEFDSVHDAKGCYYGYGDAAGFKARTGSNRRSAGTGAMIMQRFLCCRGNYSYRRGKSAKDLDAAKQLEDGAVGNEEGKAGACNKRGRKPGKKTAQAIEAEKVVVVATASTENAQGVPTSRMDLRRGRGKKDLAVADKDVDSVVKPLQANSQAADVAQDGAPDGGADGDNADGNAVEDETEKVAEVKEKRGRGRPRKAVAEGSALQACVSSDLSATAASQSTNVERKNLLNKYLEKRQSRPAAGRPAKIVSRQALAERRQRGDGGRFLASEGVQPSRQPSERRSKRLEKQNPKREEMPESKEDEIIEAEPDPETEVVAGPGGQPKVGMVFLNEDKAYEFYVSYGGTAGFNVRKGCSEKTSKNVRISRAYVCSKEGFRPKSFTAEPKKQRPETRTGCQAHMTVKITTSGKYVVTEYVADHNHDLEAPLVDIQIVRSHNLLAKLQQPPDPPKVVLIPDDYKNYIRTRRTKDMQLGDARAICEYLQRMKGENPSFFYSIQVDEEDQFTNVFWADVKSMMDYNYFGDVVCVDTRYSTSDYGRPLLLFIGVNHHKQPIIFGAAFIYDESVESFKWLFETFKSAMSGKQPKTVLTDRSTSVRDAVASAWPGTVHRCSLLHLYQNATKLLRDTFQCSETFAHDFSRSLYDYEEEVDFLSSWEILLEKYNLKDNEWLSKLYEDRERWALPYGRDIFCGAIAGTLRSDNTDAILADILKTEIDLPYFFNRYDRFLEEKRLAEQQADYLAVQMTQRVAPLRLLWQAANAYTPTLFEMFKSEFELILDCMVYNCGEIGPISEYEITVKNRPRAHFVRFDSSQYMVVCSCKKFENVGLPCCHVLKVLEIRNIKEIPPHYILKRWRKDAQSEPSKENCGSAVVDEDPKFSMSKRYNSLYRTLYKVAAKAAENVEAHTFMENQYDQLLEQVELVLQAKLHDKPSLSTILKSHQQNLLQNDTTNIEPQRASTKKKKNAEIRRRQQSPLESSKKKKGRQGPVELDDAELPLNVVVPPAVSNDIPSHIRIPTNQFLEPSHMMQLCQNRHLMLHSSSALILFKDLLACHRLVRNHHMFTFSNLIYNNHPFIVFLKCTRLPLQIFSHCSSLVAILSWATRQRIKASTPSQSGISCDVACVHARM; the protein is encoded by the exons ATGTCCGccgacgcgccgccgccgccgcccgcgacCTCCTCCGATCCGCCCCCGCCCCCGCCGGACCCCGACGGGCCGCTCTCCCGCGGCTACCTCTCGCTCCGCCAGGCCGGCGCcgccagcgacgacgacgacgaccccgcgcccgcgcccgcgccgcccgacgacagcaggTGCAGGGCGATGATGGAGGTGGTGCGGAAGGACGGGGCCGACGCGGACGCGGGGGGCAGGTGGAAGGTCTCCAAGCTCGTGCTCGACCACAACCACGCCCTccaggcctccgcctccgcccccGCCGTGCCGGCCCTCGGGATGGAGTTCGACTCCGTGCACGACGCCAAGGGGTGCTACTACGGGTACGGCGACGCGGCCGGGTTCAAGGCGCGCACCGGCTCCAACCGCCGCTCGGCTGGCACGGGCGCCATGATCATGCAGCGGTTCCTCTGCTGCAGGGGCAACTACTCCTACAGGAGGGGCAAATCCGCCAAGGATCTGGATGCCGCGAAGCAGCTGGAGGATGGCGCTGTGGGAAATGAGGAGGGGAAGGCTGGTGCCTGCAATAAGAGGGGCCGCAAGCCTGGGAAGAAAACCGCGCAGGCGATCGAGGCGGAgaaggttgttgttgttgcgacaGCTTCCACGGAGAATGCGCAAGGGGTTCCTACTAGCAGGATGGATCTGCGGAGAGGTAGGGGTAAAAAGGATCTTGCAGTTGCAGACAAGGATGTCGACTCTGTCGTCAAACCGTTGCAAGCAAATAGTCAGGCGGCGGATGTTGCACAAGATGGTGCCCCTGATGGAGGTGCCGACGGCGACAATGCTGACGGTAATGCTGTTGAGGATGAAACTGAAAAGGTGGCGGAGGTGAAGGAGAAGAGAGGGAGGGGGAGGCCCAGAAAGGCTGTTGCAGAGGGCAGCGCCCTGCAGGCATGTGTCTCGAGCGACCTCAGTGCGACGGCGGCTTCGCAGTCCACTAACGTGGAAAGGAAGAACTTACTTAATAAGTATCTCGAGAAGCGACAGAGCAGACCTGCTGCAGGAAGGCCTGCCAAG ATTGTCTCCCGCCAAGCGTTGGCGGAAAGGCGTCAGCGTGGTGATGGAGGTCGATTTCTGGCAAGCGAAGGAGTGCAG CCTTCAAGGCAACCTTCAGAAAGGCGCTCCAAACGTCTTGAGAAGCAGAATCCTAAAAGAGAAGAGATG CCTGAGAGTAAAGAAGATGAAATAATTGAAGCAGAACCGGATCCAGAAACTGAAGTAGTTGCTGGGCCTGGAGGACAGCCGAAAGTTGGAATGGTTTTCCTGAATGAAGACAAGGCCTATGAGTTTTATGTCAGCTATGGGGGAACTGCAGGATTCAATGTCCGAAAAGGATGCTCCGAGAAAACATCAAAGAATGTTAGGATATCTCGGGCTTATGTGTGTTCTAAAGAGGGATTCCGCCCTAAAAGTTTTACTGCCGAGCCAAAGAAACAGCGACCAGAAACAAGAACTGGCTGCCAAGCACACATGACTGTTAAAATCACAACTAGCGGCAAATATGTAGTGACTGAGTATGTAGCTGATCATAATCATGATCTTGAAGCACCCTTGGTGGACATTCAGATTGTGAGATCACATAATTTATTAGCAAAGTtacagcagccgccggatccaccAAAAGTTGTTTTGATACCAGATGATTATAAAAATTACATTAGGACAAGGCGCACGAAAGATATGCAATTGGGTGATGCTCGGGCGATTTGTGAGTATTTACAGAGGATGAAAGGCGAGAATCCTTCTTTCTTTTATTCCATTCAGGTGGATGAAGAAGACCAATTCACAAATGTATTCTGGGCAGATGTTAAATCAATGATGGATTATAACTACTTCGGAGATGTAGTTTGTGTTGACACAAGGTATAGCACAAGTGATTACGGTAGGCCTCTATTGTTATTCATTGGAGTTAACCACCATAAGCAGCCAATCATATTTGGTGCGGCTTTTATTTATGATGAATCAGTTGAATCTTTCAAGTGGTTGTTTGAAACATTCAAATCTGCTATGAGCGGAAAGCAGCCAAAAACTGTTTTGACTGACCGCTCTACATCAGTAAGGGATGCAGTTGCTTCTGCTTGGCCAGGGACTGTCCACCGTTGCTCACTGTTGCATTTGTATCAAAATGCTACCAAGCTATTAAGGGATACATTCCAATGCTCTGAGACTTTTGCCCATGATTTTAGTAGGTCTTTGTATGACTATGAGGAGGAAGTGGACTTCTTATCAAGCTGGGAAATCCTCTTAGAGAAATACAATCTGAAGGATAATGAGTGGCTAAGTAAATTGTATGAGGATAGAGAAAGATGGGCTTTGCCTTATGGGCGTGATATATTCTGCGGGGCTATTGCAGGCACACTTCGAAGTGATAACACGGATGCCATCCTTGCAGATATTCTTAAAACAGAAATTGATCTTCCGTACTTCTTTAACAGATATGATAGATTTTTGGAGGAGAAACGTCTAGCTGAACAACAAGCTGACTACCTTGCTGTCCAAATGACACAGAGGGTAGCACCTCTGCGATTACTTTGGCAAGCTGCTAATGCATATACTCCTACACTGTTTGAGATGTTCAAGTCAGAATTTGAATTGATCTTGGATTGCATGGTCTATAACTGTGGTGAAATTGGACCCATATCTGAGTATGAGATAACTGTCAAAAACAGGCCTCGGGCTCATTTTGTTAGATTTGACTCGTCACAATATATGGTTGTTTGTAGCTGCAAGAAGTTTGAAAATGTAGGTCTTCCATGTTGCCATGTACTGAAAGTTCTTGAGATCAGAAATATTAAAGAAATTCCACCACACTATATTTTGAAAAGATGGCGAAAGGATGCTCAGAGTGAACCTTCAAAGGAGAATTGTGGTTCTGCTGTTGTGGATGAAGATCCCAAGTTCTCCATGTCTAAAAGGTACAACTCACTGTATCGAACTTTATATAAAGTTGCAGCAAAGGCTGCAGAAAATGTTGAAGCTCATACATTTATGGAGAACCAATATGATCAGCTCCTGGAGCAAGTCGAGCTTGTTTTGCAAGCAAAGCTGCATGATAAACCTTCCTTAAGCACTATCCTGAAAAGTCACCAGCAAAATTTGCTTCAGAACGATACCACCAACATTGAACCTCAAAGAGCAAgtactaagaaaaagaaaaatgcaGAAATTCGTCGCCGGCAGCAAAGTCCTCTTGAATCAAGTAAGAAGAAAAAGGGTAGACAAG GTCCAGTGGAGCTCGATGAtgctgaactcccacttaatgtgGTTGTTCCTCCTGCAGTATCGAATGACATTCCAAGTCACATTAGGATTCCAACCAACCAGTTTCTTGAACCAAGCCATATGATGCAG CTTTGTCAAAACAGGCACCTTATGTTACACAGCAGTTCGGCCTTAATTCTCTTCAAGGATTTGCTGGCATGTCACCGTTTGGTCAG GAACCATCACATGTTCACCTTCAGCAACCTCATCTACAACAACCACCCTTTCATAGTGTTCCTCAAATGCACGAG GCTCCCCCTCCAGATATTCAGTCATTGCAGTTCCTTAGTAGCAATACTCAGCTGGGCCACCAGACAACGGATCAAGGCCAGTACACCATCCCAGTCTGGGATTTCCTGTGATGTAGCATGTGTTCATGCCAGAATGTAG